In a single window of the Streptacidiphilus sp. P02-A3a genome:
- a CDS encoding bifunctional glycosyltransferase family 2 protein/CDP-glycerol:glycerophosphate glycerophosphotransferase, protein MESRLSVVVPVHNVEPYLRECLDSLREQTFEDFDVVLIDDGSTDRSPEIAESFTARDRRFRLYRQPNEGLGAARNAGLLRIAAGSEYLAFLDSDDTLPPDAYRLLVDTLDETGSDFAAGHVTRFRAVGAVPSPIHRKPFARTELRTHITRLPELVTDRTAWNKVYRRTFWDQHRFRYPEGMLYEDAPVTIPAHFAADSVDVLSTPVYNWREREGGTPSITQRRNDCQGLRDRIASIGLVLDYLGARPGPEAEEHLRLYQDNVTNEELHLFLKVLRRADPAFHRTYLEEVGALLRRMGHTALRACPEPTRLKLYLTAAGRLEELLDLLGYEEEFGFAIPVRGLLGRRADYPFLRERPAVPADVVRVGRELTVETRLDATAWRDGQLQLTGRAWTRHLGAERRAGSPKAVLLRETGGRRTLLLPTRTVSGANATAESGQSLRSYDWAGFTARLDPRRLRHRGQWREGSWRATVLLPGGGRLRRERIRATGAGSAQHPSPYWVDRDVRVVPRLRDEHLYLDVERVRARVRGAVALADGIELTGSLTDPRGRAAEHAWIRLRRPDAPAEPPLDLPLRLDQPLGPSRQFHLLLRPDLLPGTDPELLWDCQLLLPEGVLLPLVLDERESPDSVQYQLPPDPTAGPRVLHVKRSPRGYLQVCRQLPRPLVEYLAALPDGGGFTLAGRLPLTGRRQLRLELTRDWSGERQHQRVEAVDGHFTARLRGAAEASYAGDVPLAPGSWTLAVTDWPGCAEPLPLQLASRAHYLVPAETTVKGARMTLDRSGYDQLRLTVHHTLDAATGSGYRQRRLRTVDYPAARRRLLLDAVLYDDFGGKHFGDSPRAVHEELVRRGASLEHLWVVRDGQVDLPATATAVPVRSPEWYRALGRCRFVVGNTHLPPWLERREGQVIVQTWHGTPLRRIGRDRPAAGSGYLEDLEREVRQWSLLLSPNRFSTPILRRAFGYDGEILESGYPRNDALCSPDRGKTTERVRRALRLPEGKRVVLYAPTWREHLARHQGGYALDLRIDLEHARRELAADQVLLVRGHSRVVEAVPGADDDFVRDVSAYPDTAELLLAADVLVTDYSSLMFDFAITRKPMLFFGHDLERFREAGGGFYLDFERRAPGPLLRTSAELVRALRDPDRATAPYHDAYRWFRGTFCDLDDGRAAVRTVDRMLELAAASRSQP, encoded by the coding sequence ATGGAATCCCGACTCTCCGTCGTCGTCCCCGTCCACAACGTCGAGCCCTACCTGCGGGAGTGCCTGGACTCGCTCAGGGAACAGACCTTCGAGGACTTCGACGTGGTCCTGATCGACGACGGGTCCACCGACCGCAGCCCGGAGATCGCCGAGTCCTTCACCGCCCGCGACCGGCGGTTCCGGCTGTACCGGCAGCCGAACGAGGGGCTCGGCGCGGCACGCAACGCGGGACTGCTGCGGATCGCCGCCGGAAGCGAGTACCTGGCCTTCCTCGACAGTGACGACACCCTGCCGCCCGACGCCTACCGGCTGCTGGTCGACACCCTGGACGAGACCGGCTCCGACTTCGCCGCCGGGCACGTGACGCGCTTCCGCGCGGTCGGCGCGGTGCCGTCGCCGATCCACCGCAAGCCCTTCGCCCGGACCGAGCTGCGCACCCACATCACCCGGCTGCCGGAGCTGGTCACCGACCGCACCGCCTGGAACAAGGTCTACCGGCGCACCTTCTGGGACCAGCACCGGTTCCGCTACCCCGAGGGCATGCTCTACGAGGACGCCCCGGTGACCATCCCCGCGCACTTCGCCGCCGACAGCGTGGACGTGCTCAGCACCCCGGTCTACAACTGGCGCGAACGGGAGGGCGGAACCCCGTCGATCACCCAGCGCCGCAACGACTGCCAGGGCCTGCGCGACCGGATCGCCTCCATCGGCCTGGTGCTGGACTACCTCGGCGCCCGCCCGGGCCCGGAGGCCGAGGAGCACCTGCGGCTCTACCAGGACAACGTCACCAACGAGGAGCTGCACCTGTTCCTCAAGGTGCTGCGGCGGGCCGACCCGGCGTTCCACCGCACCTACCTGGAGGAAGTCGGCGCCCTGCTGCGGCGGATGGGCCACACCGCGCTCCGCGCCTGCCCGGAGCCCACCCGGCTGAAGCTCTACCTGACCGCCGCCGGACGCCTGGAGGAACTGCTCGACCTGCTCGGCTACGAGGAGGAGTTCGGCTTCGCGATCCCGGTGCGCGGACTGCTCGGCCGCCGCGCCGACTACCCGTTCCTGCGCGAGCGCCCGGCCGTCCCGGCGGACGTGGTCCGGGTCGGCCGCGAGCTCACCGTGGAGACCAGGCTGGACGCCACCGCCTGGCGCGACGGGCAGCTCCAGCTCACCGGAAGGGCGTGGACCAGGCACCTGGGCGCGGAACGCCGGGCCGGATCACCCAAGGCGGTACTGCTCCGGGAGACCGGCGGACGCCGGACCCTGCTGCTGCCGACCCGGACCGTCAGCGGGGCGAACGCCACCGCCGAGTCCGGCCAGTCGCTGCGCTCCTACGACTGGGCGGGCTTCACCGCCCGGCTCGACCCGCGCCGACTGCGGCACCGCGGCCAGTGGCGCGAGGGCAGTTGGCGGGCCACCGTGCTGCTGCCCGGCGGCGGCAGGCTGCGCCGCGAGCGGATCCGGGCCACCGGCGCGGGCAGTGCCCAGCACCCCTCGCCGTACTGGGTGGACCGGGACGTCCGGGTGGTCCCGCGGCTCCGGGACGAGCACCTGTACCTCGACGTCGAGCGGGTCCGGGCGCGGGTGCGCGGCGCGGTGGCGCTGGCCGACGGCATCGAGCTGACCGGCTCGCTGACCGACCCCCGGGGCCGCGCCGCCGAACACGCCTGGATCCGGCTGCGCCGCCCGGACGCCCCCGCCGAACCGCCGCTGGACCTGCCGCTGCGACTCGACCAACCCCTGGGCCCGTCGCGGCAGTTCCACCTCCTGCTGCGCCCGGACCTGCTGCCCGGGACCGATCCGGAACTGCTCTGGGACTGCCAACTGCTGCTCCCCGAAGGGGTGCTGCTGCCACTGGTGCTGGACGAGCGGGAGAGCCCGGACAGCGTGCAGTACCAGCTGCCGCCCGACCCCACCGCCGGTCCGCGGGTGCTGCACGTCAAGCGCTCACCCCGGGGCTACCTCCAGGTCTGCCGCCAACTCCCGCGCCCGCTGGTCGAGTACCTGGCGGCACTGCCCGACGGCGGCGGCTTCACCCTGGCCGGACGGCTGCCGCTGACCGGGCGGCGGCAGCTGCGGCTGGAGCTCACCCGCGACTGGAGCGGCGAGCGGCAGCACCAGCGGGTCGAGGCGGTCGACGGCCACTTCACCGCCCGGCTGCGCGGCGCCGCCGAGGCCTCCTACGCCGGTGACGTGCCCCTGGCGCCCGGCAGTTGGACGCTGGCGGTGACCGACTGGCCGGGCTGCGCCGAACCGCTGCCGCTGCAACTCGCCTCCCGCGCCCACTACCTGGTCCCGGCGGAGACCACGGTCAAGGGCGCCCGGATGACTCTGGACCGCTCCGGCTACGACCAGCTCCGACTGACGGTGCATCACACCCTGGACGCCGCAACCGGAAGCGGCTACCGGCAGCGCCGCCTGCGCACCGTCGACTACCCGGCCGCCCGCCGCCGCCTGCTGCTCGACGCGGTGCTCTACGACGACTTCGGCGGCAAGCACTTCGGTGACTCGCCGCGCGCTGTGCACGAGGAACTGGTGCGCCGGGGAGCCTCGTTGGAGCACCTGTGGGTGGTCCGCGACGGCCAGGTCGACCTCCCGGCAACGGCCACCGCGGTACCGGTGCGCAGCCCCGAGTGGTACCGGGCGCTGGGCCGCTGCCGCTTCGTGGTCGGCAACACCCACCTGCCGCCGTGGCTCGAACGGCGCGAGGGCCAGGTGATCGTGCAGACCTGGCACGGCACCCCGCTCCGGCGGATCGGCCGCGACCGGCCCGCCGCCGGCTCCGGCTACCTGGAGGACCTGGAGCGGGAGGTCCGGCAGTGGAGCCTGCTGCTCTCCCCCAACCGCTTCAGCACGCCGATCCTGCGCCGGGCGTTCGGCTACGACGGCGAGATCCTGGAGTCCGGCTACCCGCGCAACGACGCGCTCTGCTCGCCCGACCGGGGCAAGACCACCGAGCGGGTGCGGCGCGCGCTGCGGCTGCCGGAGGGGAAGCGGGTGGTGCTGTACGCGCCGACCTGGCGCGAACACCTGGCCAGGCACCAGGGCGGCTACGCGCTGGACCTGCGGATCGACCTGGAGCACGCCCGCCGCGAGCTGGCCGCGGACCAGGTGCTGCTGGTGCGCGGCCACAGCCGGGTGGTGGAGGCGGTCCCGGGCGCGGACGACGACTTCGTCCGGGACGTCTCGGCCTACCCGGACACCGCCGAACTGCTGCTCGCCGCGGACGTCCTGGTCACCGACTACTCCTCGCTGATGTTCGACTTCGCGATCACCCGCAAGCCGATGCTGTTCTTCGGCCACGACCTGGAGCGGTTCCGCGAGGCCGGCGGCGGCTTCTACCTCGACTTCGAGCGGCGCGCGCCGGGACCGCTGCTGCGGACCTCGGCCGAGCTGGTCCGCGCGCTGCGCGACCCGGACCGGGCCACCGCCCCGTACCACGACGCCTACCGCTGGTTCCGGGGCACCTTCTGCGACCTGGACGACGGCCGGGCCGCGGTCAGGACGGTCGACCGGATGCTGGAACTGGCCGCCGCGAGCCGGTCCCAGCCGTAG